One genomic window of Amphiura filiformis chromosome 3, Afil_fr2py, whole genome shotgun sequence includes the following:
- the LOC140147165 gene encoding uncharacterized protein, producing MARTKLQYCFLVAGFVLLVVFLALRQKTIANEEKTINQETSHYLIRTGWTVVRGICLLVNLILAAICFHISYLRASKYHTIASILLMYIINQRSYLLNGFYMRKFDARAKDPRRAQEEFLKNLMKRDANTVYGKRHKFSNIKSLEDLRNNHPLTSYEHYREDVQRMANGEKDILFCEKLQRFGITSGTTGKGKLIPLSKSRFAHIYGRLRVLWKKACGKKYGYPSPIQKDMAFYVNPRPTKTSGGDVVGPASLITDDMKFLLSIISSVPWKVLSISTEHEAHYLTLLFGLRDPDIGCLFGPFSSQIHKAMSKVEYHWWEQLVHDIKTGTIDKNLKISTEVREACEKALFPEPERAAELRREFENGFDGIMRRIWPHMNYMIGVNTAEFTKELEGKYAKGVPIVSIAFGGTEGDYGINLWCDEEKFALFPDTCVFEFMPEHQIDEAEPMTLFLDEVKIGETYEMFVSTMCGFYRYRCGDVIKVVDFYYTLPVVKFMYRSGQLLNLQGEKVTELSVNEAVHQMVNNMTDTKLTYWTAAESTLLAGMNEVKHEEGSRFYLIFVELKGANGSIVLTNQHQLQFDEALQDRNNYYRDDRQDESISPPRVYLVKPGTFKALQEYIVANSTTSYNQFKMPRKLKTAGTLKLMLESRVV from the exons GTATATGTTTGCTCGTCAATTTAATTCTGGCTGCGATATGTTTCCACATTTCCTACCTGCGAGCCAGCAAGTATCACACGATTGCCAGTATTTTACTGATGTATATCATCAATCAAAGATCATACCTCCTTAACGGATTTTACATGCGCAAATTCGATGCACGTGCGAAAGATCCTAGACGAGCCCAAGAAGAATTCCTGAAAAACTTAATGAAGCGAGATGCCAACACCGTGTACGGAAAGCGTCATAAGTTCAGCAACATTAAATCCCTTGAAGATTTACGAAATAATCATCCGCTCACGTCATACGAGCATTATCGGGAAGATGTACAACGAATGGCCAATGGTGAGAAAGACATCCTGTTTTGTGAAAAGCTGCAACGATTCGGAATTACTTCTGGTACAACTGGTAAAGGAAAACTTATACCTTTATCGAAATCTCGATTTGCCCACATATATGGGCGACTCCGAGTACTTTGGAAGAAGGCCTGTGGAAAGAAATATGGTTATCCAAGTCCAATACAAAAAGATATGGCGTTCTATGTGAATCCCAGACCGACCAAAACCTCTGGAGGTGATGTTGTAGGTCCAGCAAGTCTGATCACAGACGATATGAAATTTCTTCTCAGTATAATCTCAAGTGTTCCCTGGAAGGTATTGAGTATCAGCACAGAACACGAAGCCCATTACCTCACTCTGCTGTTTGGTCTTCGCGATCCTGACATTGGATGCCTGTTTGGCCCATTCAGTTCTCAGATCCATAAGGCCATGTCTAAAGTCGAATATCACTGGTGGGAACAACTTGTTCATGATATCAAGACAGGAACTATTGATAAAAATTTGAAGATATCTACTGAAGTAAGAGAAGCATGCGAGAAGGCACTATTTCCAGAACCAGAAAGGGCTGCGGAACTGAGGAGGGAATTCGAGAATGGATTTGACGGCATCATGCGACGTATATGGCCTCATATGAACTATATGATTGGAGTCAATACAGCAGAGTTTACCAAAGAGTTGGAAGGGAAATACGCAAAGG GTGTACCAATCGTCTCGATTGCTTTTGGCGGCACTGAAGGGGACTATGGCATAAATCTATGGTGTGACGAAGAAAAATTTGCACTATTTCCTGACACTTGTGTCTTTGAGTTCATGCCAGAACACCAAAT AGATGAAGCTGAGCCCATGACGCTGTTTCTGGATGAAGTCAAGATAGGCGAGACCTATGAAATGTTTGTTAGTACGATGTGTGGGTTTTATAGGTATAGGTGTGGTGACGTCATTAAAGTTGTGGATTTTTACTACACCCTACCCGTCGTCAAGTTTATGTATAG ATCGGGACAACTACTGAACTTACAAGGTGAAAAGGTAACGGAATTATCAGTGAATGAAGCTGTACATCAAATGGTGAACAATATGACGGACACAAAGCTGACTTACTGGACCGCTGCTGAAAGCACACTTCTTGCTGGAATGAACGAAG TTAAACACGAAGAGGGATCTCGCTTCTACCTTATTTTTGTCGAATTAAAGGGAGCGAATGGCAGCATTGTACTGACTAACCAACACCAACTACAG TTTGACGAGGCTCTACAGGATCGAAATAACTACTACAGAGATGACCGACAGGACGAATCTATTTCCCCGCCTCGTGTTTACCTCGTCAAACCAGGCACATTCAAGGCACTACAAGAGTACATCGTCGCTAATTCAACGACATCTTATAATCAGTTCAAAATGCCACGAAAGCTGAAAACTGCAGGTACACTGAAGTTGATGTTGGAAAGCAGAGTAGTTTAA